Proteins co-encoded in one Nothobranchius furzeri strain GRZ-AD chromosome 4, NfurGRZ-RIMD1, whole genome shotgun sequence genomic window:
- the LOC139069757 gene encoding uncharacterized protein, whose protein sequence is MQQSVLEKYFTEVEPGKTHVFFHLRAASGLEIPCTGYAVLDFEVEGISIPGWGVIIVKDKHCTHPLIIGMDVVTACWKALFKCSAEAATSPSPLKHQNTWKDAFAACRRIEATMAKDGLLGFVRLACRDYIRVPPRSEMLVWGRARRGLQGADYCALLDTTSEASKTARLMATEQRWVAQLVSFNCSIKYHPGKSNANADALSRFPVTTSDAESTNVEAAFSAAVELTPDGGSEDWADGEWELAQANDPDIQVVKGYVDWQIRPPRAERQAMSRTAQKLPQQQKRLVSKSNLLCRKGIEP, encoded by the exons ATGCAACAGAGTGTTCTAGAAAAATATTTCACTGAAGTTGAACCTGGGAAGACTCATGTATTCTTCCATTTGAGAGCAGCCAGTGGATTAGAGATCCCCTGTACTGGCTATGCAGTGTTGGACTTTGAAGTGGAGGGCATTAGCATACCTGGGTGGGGTGTTATTATTGTTAAGGATAAACACTGTACACACCCGCTCATTATAGGCATGGACGTTGTGACTGCTTGCTGGAAGGCCCTGTTTAAGTGTTCTGCAGAGGCTGCCACCTCCCCATCACCATTAAAGCATCAGAATACCTGGAAGGACGCCTTTGCAGCCTGCAGGCGTATCGAAGCCACTATGGCCAAGGATGGGCTGCTTGGATTTGTGCGGCTGGCCTGTCGGGACTATATAAGAGTTCCACCGAGAAGTGAGATGCTTGTGTGGGGCCGGGCTCGGAGGGGCCTACAAGGAGCGGATTACTGCGCCCTGTTGGACACAACATCAGAAGCCAGTAAA ACAGCCCGCCTGATGGCAACAGAACAGCGCTGGGTTGCTCAGCTTGTCTCCTTTAACTGCAGCATCAAGTATCATCCAGGTAAAAGCAACGCAAATGCCGATGCCTTGTCCAGGTTCCCAGTGACCACCTCAGATGCTGAATCCACCAATGTGGAGGCTGCTTTTTCGGCAGCGGTGGAGCTTACCCCTGATGGGGGAAGTGAAGATTGGGCTGATGGTGAATGGGAACTTGCTCAAGCCAATGACCCAGACATCCAAGTTGTTAAAGGGTATGTGGACTGGCAAATAAGACCCCCGAGAGCAGAGCGACAAGCTATGTCCCGCACAGCCCAGAAGTTGCCACAACAACAGAAGAGGCTTGTGAGTAAGAGCAACTTACTGTGCCGGAAGGGAATCGAGCCCTGA